The DNA sequence CCGCCGGCGGAGGATTCGCGCTCGCGCTCGCCTGCAACGTCCGGATCGCGGGCGAATCGGCGCGCTTCAACGCCGCCTTCATTCGCATCGGGCTGAGCGCCTGCGATATGGGCGTCAGCTATTTCCTGCCGCGCACGGTGGGAAGTTCGGTCGCATACGAACTGCTGCTGACGGGCCGCTTCATCAATGCGCAACGCGCGCTCGCGACCGGCCTCGTCTCCGAACTGGTGCCGGACGCGGAGGTCGATAGCGCCGCGGCCAAACTCGCGCAGGAAATGATCGAGACTTCGCCGCTCGGGCTAAGGCTCACCAAGGAATGTGTCGCGATGAGTATCGACGCGGGCAGTCTCGAGCAGGCGATCGCAATCGAGGATCGCAACCAGGTGCTATGCGTGCGCGCGGGGTATATCGAAGAAGGCGCGCGGGCGTTCCTCGAGAAGCGCAAGCCAAAGTACGCTGCGCGCGCGTAGCCGGCGACAAAAAGAAAAAGGAGCGATCGAATGATCGCTCCTCTCGATAATTCTTCGAGCCGTGATTGCGTAGGCGATCAGCGCGCCGCCATCGTCGTCATCTCGCTCATCCGCGCCACCAGGTACTCCGGCTGGCCGTTATGCCAGACGCGCAGCTCGACGCGCTGCCCCGGATGGTATCCCGCGACCAGGCTGTTCAGCGCGCTCCCGTCCGGAATGGTCTGGCCGTCGAATGCACTGATCACGTCGCCCGGCTGGAGTCCCGCCTTGTCGGCCGGCGAGCCGATAAATACCGCTTCGACTTTCGCGCCCCAAACGTCGGGCGCCGAGCCGGTGGTCACGCCGAAATAAGCCGGACCGTCGGCGCTGATCACATCCGGATGCAGAAAATGCGCGCGGCGAACGCCCGGGACCTGCTTGACGACTTCGCGGATCTTCTCCGCTTCATCGACGCTGTACACCTGGCCGGCCAGATACGTATCGCCCCTGGCCCCGACCGACACGCCGATATCGGGGAACGCGCGCGACCTGAGTTCGTCCTTGATATTGATTTCGAGCTCGGAGGGCTTTACGCGCTTGCGCGCAGACGGGATGACATCCGAGTCGGCGAGGATCACGAGGGTGGTGATGGAATCGCCGGCGTCGATGTCGGCGCCGCTCTTGAGCGGCTGCGTCGCGATATTCTGCGACATCAATGCGGGCACCTTCTGCCGCAACTGGGGCGATCGCGTCAGCCATATCGCCGCAAAGATCATCAGCGCCGCGCCGGCCGCGGAGATCGCGAAATCGCGCCGCCGATTTGGGTTTGCAACTCGTCCGGCAGTCGGGATCGACTCGTCGTCTTCATCCGCATCAAGCCGCCCCTCCGCGAGGTCGGCAACATCCTTGCGGAAAGCTTCCTCGGCCGCGGCAAGGAGTTCGAGCTGCTGCAGCGTCTGCGGGATGCCGTCGATGATCGGCACGATCTGAGCGCTGTCACCTGATTTTTCGTCGAAGAAACCTTCGATTGCCGCAAGCCGCTCCGGCGCGAGTTCGTCGGCGTTTTCCGCTTTCAGATCCTCGCGGCGATTCGCGAAATCAGCGTAATGAACGTTCGAGCCGGACGCTTCGTTCTTCTTCGGCCCCAGACCTCGCTCGCGGGCGAATTTTCGCAACGCTTCTTCCAGCGTTGGAATGTTAGCGCGTGGCTTTCCCCCGTTGTTGCTCATGCTGCTGCCACTCCGAGCGATTTGAACGCATCCAGATAACGATTGGTGCGTTCCCCTTCTTTGTAGCAGACGAAAAGTTTAAAGGCCAACGAATCGGCGTTATTTTTTAACAAAGTGGCGGATTTTTTGCCGCCGCTCAGATCTGATGCGACGAGCGGGAACCGCGCCCCGATCATCG is a window from the Candidatus Binatus sp. genome containing:
- a CDS encoding enoyl-CoA hydratase/isomerase family protein, which translates into the protein MQYEAIEVRNDGPITWLTLNRPHNLNALSAQMVAELEDFLHRLHTDSTTRVVVMKGAGRAFCAGLDLKEQNCGSTGLGTTTTDTIEVQRRMSDLTRAMHRAPQPFIAAIRGPAAGGGFALALACNVRIAGESARFNAAFIRIGLSACDMGVSYFLPRTVGSSVAYELLLTGRFINAQRALATGLVSELVPDAEVDSAAAKLAQEMIETSPLGLRLTKECVAMSIDAGSLEQAIAIEDRNQVLCVRAGYIEEGARAFLEKRKPKYAARA
- a CDS encoding PDZ domain-containing protein; this encodes MSNNGGKPRANIPTLEEALRKFARERGLGPKKNEASGSNVHYADFANRREDLKAENADELAPERLAAIEGFFDEKSGDSAQIVPIIDGIPQTLQQLELLAAAEEAFRKDVADLAEGRLDADEDDESIPTAGRVANPNRRRDFAISAAGAALMIFAAIWLTRSPQLRQKVPALMSQNIATQPLKSGADIDAGDSITTLVILADSDVIPSARKRVKPSELEINIKDELRSRAFPDIGVSVGARGDTYLAGQVYSVDEAEKIREVVKQVPGVRRAHFLHPDVISADGPAYFGVTTGSAPDVWGAKVEAVFIGSPADKAGLQPGDVISAFDGQTIPDGSALNSLVAGYHPGQRVELRVWHNGQPEYLVARMSEMTTMAAR